The DNA sequence CGACTTCGTGCGCGTTCTGGCCGAGCCGGATGAGGACGAGGTGGCCCGGCTAATCGCCGCGAGCAACCCCAGCGACCCGGCCATTTACACCACCCCGCCCAAACCCCGCCCCGCCGACGACTGGGAGGAGTGAGCCCCCGCTAGACTGCCCCCATGTTGCTGTACGGACGGAATCCGGTGCTCGAAGCCCTGCGCGACGGGCGCGTGACCGAGGTGCTTGTCGCGCGGGGCGTCGAGGAGGCGTTCGTGCGCGACCTCCAGGGCTTCGACGTGCGGGTGCGGTTCGCGCCCCGCATCGAACTCGACCAGATCGCGGGGACGACCCAGCATCAGGGCGTGATCGCGGAGGTCGAGGACCTGGAATGGGCGACGGTGGACGACATCCTCGACCGGGCCGAGGCGCGGGGCGAGGAGTTGCTGATCGTGCTCCTCGACGGCATCACCGACCCGCGTAACTTCGGGGCGATCATCCGCTCGGCGGAGGTGTTGGGGGCACACGGCGTCGTGGTGGAGGAACGGCGCAGCGCCCCCCTCTCCCCGGTCGTCGCCAAGACGGCGGCGGGGGCGACGAGTTACCTCCCGGTCGCGCAGACGAAGAACCTCCCGCGCCTGATGGAGCAGCTCAAGGCCGACGGCGTGTGGGTCTACGGGGCGGCGGGCGAGGCGGCACAGGACGTGGGCCGCACCGATTTCAGCGGCAAGGTCGCCCTGGTGATCGGCGCGGAGGGCGAGGGCCTCCGGCGCCTGGTGCGCGAGAAGTGCGACGCGCTGGTGCGAATTCCCACGCGGGGGCAGGTGCAGTCCCTGAATGCCTCCGTCGCGGCGGGCATCCTGTTGTACGAGGCGGCGCGGACGAGGGGGGCGAAATGACCCTGCGGGTCGAGACCATCTCCAGCGAGCGCTTGACACTGGAGGTATTGCCCGAACTCGGCGCGAGTGTGTTGAACTTGCGGGCGGCCTCGGGCCGTCCAGTGCTGCGCCCCGTGGACCTGTCCAATGTGGAGACGAGCAGTCAGTGCGCGTGCTTCACCCTGCTGCCCTTCTCCAACCGCATCCGCGACGCGCGCTTCACCTTCGGGGGGCGGGAAGTTCAGCTCCGCCCGACGACGAAGGACGGACTGACCCAACACGGTGACGTGCGGAATCGCCCCTGGCAGGTCACGCGCCTCTCCGACCGGCACCTGCGCGCCGACTTCGACAGCCGGGACTTTCCCGACCTGAACTGGCCCTGGGCCTTCACCGCCCGGGTCGAGTACCTGCTGCACGGCCCGCACCTCGACCTCAGCGTGACCCTGACGAATGTGGACCACTCGGAGATGCCCGCCGGGATGGGCCTCCACCCGTACTTCCAGCGGCGGGAGGACGGCGTGGACCCCCGGCTGAGTTTCGACGCAGCGCTGATTTACGACACCGACGAGCGGCAGCTTCCAACGGGTGAGGCGCGCCCCGTCCGCCCGGACGAGGACTACCGGGCATCCCGCCAGATCGGCGGCGAGCCCTTCGACCGGGTCTACACGGCCTGGGACGGCACCGCCCGCCTCGACTGGGGCACGCGCGCCCTCGTCTTGACGGCCGACACCGTGTTCTCGCACCTGGTGGTGTTCACGGCGCCGGACGGCAGCCTCGCCCTGGAACCCGTCAGCCATGCGACAGACGCCTTCAACCTGGCGGCGCGGGGCGTGGGCGGGATGGACATGCGGACGTTGAGCCCGGGGCAGAGCCTGGCGGGAGCCACGCGTATCTCACTGGAAGGCGAGTGGTAGGCGGCCGACTCAGCCCCCTACGCGCCCATCGTGGCGAGCAGCGCCCCGTCACCTCCCCGCAACTCGAAGCCGGGGCGGTCGCGGCTTTCCAGCCAGCGCAGGGCGTCGATCAGGTCGTCGGTCTCACGCACCGTCTCGGGACCGCCCGGACCCCGCCAGATCAGGCGGTACGCATGGGAGGCCGTGGGCGGGGTCCAGCGTTCGCCGCCGTCTTCCTTCACAAAAGCCCGTGACATGCCCCAGGGTGGAGCTCCCCGGTGAGGGGCAGCCGGGAGGAGCGTGATTACTCCTTCAGGCCCGGCACACTGCGTTCCCCGACCAGGGTGATGCGGGCTTCATGTTCCTGGTCGCCCCGGACGTAGCCCAGGGTGATCGTGTCGCCCACGCTCGCCTTGCGGATGGCGGTGATGACCTCATTCGCGTCACGGGTCCGCTCGCCGTTCACGCTGATGATGGTGTCCCCCAGCCCGCTGAGGTTGCCGTTCTCGTCTAAGGTCGCGCCGCGCAGTCCTGCCCGGGCGGCGGGACTGCCGCGCGCGATGCGGAGGACGAGGCCCCCCGGCGGATCGGTGTAGCCACTGTGGTTCACATCAAAGATCAGGCCCACCACCGGCACGTCCCGCTTCTCGCCCGCCCGCAGCGCGGCGATCAGGCGGTTGCCCTCGGTGACGGGCACAGCGTAGCTTGCGCGGGTCTGGTTGCTGTCGTCTACCCGGATGTAGCTCACCACCCCGATGGCCTGCCCGTTGCCGTCGATGATCGGGCCGCCGCTGTCGCCGGGCGCCAGGGGGGCCGACATTTCCAGAGTGCCCTGCGGGAAGTCCGCGCGCCCCGCCTCCACGTTCAGGCGCAGCAGTTGCCCGCGCCGGGGTTGCAGGAAGTCTCCGCCGCTGTTCCCGATAGCGAGGACCGTCTCCCCCACCCGGGGCGGCCGGGTGGCGAGGTTGAGCGCGGGAAAGGGACCCCGGCCCTCCACCTGGAGGAGCGCCACGTCCGCCCCCGCGTCGTAGGCGGTCAGCCGGGCGGGGAGGCGGCGGCCCGAGAGCGTCTGCACCTGAAAGAGCTGCCCACTGCCAACCACGTGGTACGCGGTGAGGACCTGCCCCGTCTCGGAGATGAAAAAGCCGGTGCCCAGGCCCGCCTCCTGGGTGCGGGCGTTCAGCGCCTCCAGCCGCACGACCGCCGGGCGGGACCGCTCGAACAGCGCCCGCGTGTCCTCGGAAAGCTGGTTGGGCAGGGACTGGGTGGCTTCGGGTGCGGACGGGCCCGTCACGCCCGGCAGCGTCAGGCGCTCCGGCAGGAGGTAGGCCGCGAGCGCGAGCAGCAGCAGCACGGGAAGCCAGGGGGAGAGGCGCGGACGCACGGGGAGAGTGTAGGTCCGCCCGGCACGCGACAGGGTGCCCAAAGGTACGGAGGCCCATGAGGACGCTAACCTCTCCCCTATGCCCCCCTCACCGCCGCAGTTCTGGCTGCTCAAGTCCGAGCCGGACGTGTTCGGGTTCGCCGACCTCGTGCGGGTGGGCCGGGAGGCATGGAACGGCGTGCGGAATTACCAGGCGCGCAATTTTCTGCGCCAGATGCGGGTGAGCGACCTCTGCCTCTTCTACCACTCCAGCACCCGGCTGACCGGCGTGGCGGGCGTGGCGCGGGTGGTGCGGGAGCCGTACCCGGACGACCTGCAATTCGACCCGGAGAGCGCCTACTTCGACCCCAACAGCACGCTGGAGAACCCACGCTGGAGCATGGTGGACGTGGTTCCCGTCCTGGCCTTCCCGGCCGTGCTGCCCCTGGAAACGCTCCGAACGCTTCCCGCGTGGCAGGACTCGCCCCTGACGCGCAAGGGCAACCGCCTGAGTGTCCTGCCCGTGACGCTGGGGCAGTTCCGCGCCGTGCTGGAAGCCGCTGGAGTGGACCTCCGGGAGGTGGAGCGGTGAGAAGCGGCTTCCCTAACCCTGTCACGGTTCTGTTGGACCCCTACGGGCACACTGGCGCATGGACCTCCTGCTTGCCGGACTGGTGATCGTCCTGTCGCTGCTGCTCACGGTGCAGGGTGAGCGTCGAGCCCCACAGTCCAGTGCCCTATGTGTCCGCTCTCAGCACGGATAAATCTGCTGCCCAGACCATCCCCAATGCTCGCCCGTCCCATCTCCCCGGGACGGACGTTAAGCTGGGGCGCGATGACTGTGACCTCCGCCCATCCCCTGACCCTCTACCCCCTGGGCGACGGCCTGGGCAGCGTCAGCCTCGTGCAGCATGTGGGCGACGACAAGATGATTACGAATGCGGCAAGAGTTTCCTTTGGTGGTGATTCAAACGCGCCACTCAGCCAAAAGGACGAAAAGTTGATCAGTTATCTGCTGCGGCATCAACACGGCAGTCCATTTGAACATAATCTAATTACTTTCAAAATTGTCTGCCCTATTTTTGTAGATCGACAGGTGGTGCGCCACAGGGTCGGCGTCTCAAAGAATGAGATTTCCGGAAGATATGTGGAGATGCAGGAACGCAACTTCACCCCGCCCTCCTTCCGAAAGCAGTCACCCAGCAATCGGCAGGCGAGCGTGGAGGATGACGGAACGCTCGATCAAGTGCAGGCGACTCAGATTTGGGAAGAAGCCTGGCGAAACGCCTTTAACGCGTATCAAGAACTCCTACGGCTGGGTGTCACGCGCGAGCAGGCACGGGGTGTATTGCCGCTGAGCTTATACACCGAATCGTATTACACCTTTAACGTACGCTCGTTGCTGCACTTCCTGGAATTGCGCGACCACGAGGGGGCGCAGTACGAGACACGCCTTTACGCCCGTGCAATGGCGCAACTCGCCGAGCCGCTTTTTCCGGTCACGTTCCGGGAGTGGCGGGCCCTGCACACGGGGGACTGAGCCGGTTCTCCCGGAGACATCCGGGTGGGCGGTCAAACGCTAAGGAGCGAGCGGGAGCAAATCCTCGCCGACGACGAACTCACCCTCGCCCGCATGGGGCGAGGGTCGGCGAGCCGTGCCGGGGAGAGGGGACACGCAGGCAGGATGTCCGATCTTCACCCGCAAGGCCCCTATCCGTCGCTGTGTGAGGCGGACCACGCAAAGTGTGACGCGGCGGTAACCGCCCCCTGTTAGACTCCCCCCTGCACCACAATTGAGGGTTGGAAAGGGGGGAGAATGCCCACGCACTGGTCCACAGCGCGGCGCCATGACGGCGGGCACAGCCCTGGAGGCGCGGCACCTCGTCGAGGATTTCTGGGGCTTTCGCGCCACGAACGACGTGAATCTCCAGATCCAGGAGGGCGAGGTTCACGCGTTCATCGGCCCGAACGGGGCGGGCAAGACTACACTGTTCAACCTGCTCTCGGCCTTCCTGCGACCTAGCGGCGGCGAGGGCAGGCTGTACGAGGAGCACATCGACACGCTGCCGCCGTATGCCATCGTGCGGCGGCAGCTTTCGCGCTCTTTCCAGATCAGCAGCATGTTTCCCAGCCTGACGGTGCGGGACAACGTGCTGGTGGCCCTGGAGTCCCCGACCCGCTTTCCAGGCCAGTTCTGGACTCCGCTCGCCCGGCTGGAGGCGCTGGGGCCGCGCGCCGATCAGAGTCTGGCGGATGTGGGCCTGGCCGGGGCGCCTTCACGGCTCGCCGCCCACCTCAGCCACGGCGAGAAGCGGCAGCTCGAAATCGGCCTCTCGCTCTCGCAGGACCCGCGTGTGCTGCTCCTCAACGAGCCGACGAGCGGCATGGGTTCGGAGGGCATTGCACGGGTGATCGCCCTCGTGCGGCAGGTGGCGCGGGGGCACACTGTCGTCCTCGTCGAGCACAACATGAGCGTGGTGGCCGAACTCGCCGACCGCATCACGGTCCTTCAGGGTCTCGCCTTCCCACCTGGGGATGCTCCGCTTCGCTCAGCATGACAGCCTCCCCCCTACTCCGCCCCCTCCCGGTCCTTTAGCCCCTGAATCTCCTCGATAAATCTCTCCAGGCTGTCGAAATCGCGGTAGACACTGGCAAAGCGGATGTAGGCCACGTCGTCGAGCGGGCGCAGGAAGGTCATGGCGCGGCGGCCGATCTCCTCGCTCCGCAACTCAGGCACGCCCACCTCGTCCTCGAAGCCGTAGGCGAAGGCGCGCAGGCGTTCGGGGTTAACGGGCCGCTTCTCGGTCGCCAGGGTCAGGCCGCGCAGCAGCTTGTCGGGGTTGAAGGCCTCGCGCTGGCCGCCACGCTTGAGGACCATCAGCGGCTCAAGCTGGGCGCGCTCGTAGGTGGTGAAGCGCCGGGCGCAGCCCAGGCACTCACGGCGGCGCCGGATGCTGGCCCCGTCGTCACTGGGGCGCGAATTGACCACCCGCGAGTCGGGGGCGGAGCAGTAGGGGCACTTCACCGCAGGGCCGCCTCCGGGGCGCGGACCCTGGGCACGGGGGGCAGGGGCACCTCCAGCACCGTGCCGCGCAGGTGGCGCAGGGCGGGCGTGGCGAGCGCGAGGACCGCCTCGGCGAGCGGGCGGTCGAGGGCCTCGTCCCCGCTGCTCGCCCGCGAGGGCAGCACGAGATTCACCCGCAGGTCCTCGTCGTGGGCGTGCTCCACCAGCCCGCGCAGTGCTCCGCGCTGGGGATGCGCCTGGAGCCCGGCCTCGTCCAGGTGAGGGCCGACGAGGGTGAGCCAGGTGCCGGGCAGGCGGCGGCGAACGATCTGTGCGATGGCGACGCTGCTCTTCACGTTGCAGTTGAACAGCTCCATCCACTCGTTCTCGGAGAGCATGGTGAAGTTGGTGTGGGCGCGCTTGTCGGCCAGGTGGACGATGCCATGCAGGGCACCGAAGATTTCCAGGATACGGTTCTGAGCGCTGAGCCAGTCGAGCGGCACGCCCACGTCCGCCTTGATGGGAATCGCCGTGCCGCCCGCGAGTTCCAGACCGCTCGCGGCGGCGGCCAGCGTCTCGCTGTTGCCCCCGATCAGAACTACGCTCGCGCCCGCCCTGGCCAGCGCGGCGCTGATGGCCCGGCCATACCCCTGGTCCGCGCCCGTCACCGCGATAACCTGCCCGGCCAGCACGGCTGAATCGGGAGAGGAAGGGGGTGAGGCGGAAGTCATGACCCCAGCATAGCGCCCCCACCGGGAGGGCGGGGCACACCTTCAGTTCTTCAGCCCGCGTGGGGCAGGGGCCGCAGCGCCCGGGCCGGGGGGTCACCGGCGCGGTGCCCCTTGCCGCACGGATCGCACCAGTACGCCTGATCGCCGTCGCGCAGATCGTAGAGGGCCAGCGGCTCGCCGCAGGAGGGGCAGACGTGGGCGTACCCGCGTCCGCTGACGGGATGGGAAATCGCCTCCTCACCGGAGGGCTTTTTACGTAACGCCCGCTTCATATTCTGATTTTAGCAGAAGTAGGTGGGGAAGGTTTGGTGTTCCAAGTTATGGGAAAAGACCCCCTAGCAAGGAGTTTTTCTCCCTCTCCCACCAGGGGAGAGGGTTGGGGTGAGGGGGCATGTGACCAGCTTGAGTGCCTGCAAGAGGCCCTGCCAGTCATCCGAGCCGCGCCGGGGATCGTGCCCGTTCACCCCCTCCCAGCCTCCCCCCTCAAGGGTGACGGGCTTCTGAGCCTCTCCCACGGCGGCCTCTCTCCGAAGTGCTACCCAAGAGCTTTCAGAGTCCCACTGCGCGCAGGAAATCCCCAAACTACAAATCCGCCTCGTCCGTCGGCTCGTCCATCAGCTCCGGCTGCACGGCCCCCACGCCCACCCGGCGGCGTTTCCGGAGCATGGCGGGTTCCTTATCCAGATTAAAGACGAAGTGGCGGGGCCGCCGCTCGCGCAGCCAGGTTTCGAGGGCCACCAGCCGGGGGCGAAAGCGGATGAACTCGCGCAGTTGGCGGATGGGGACGAATTTGGCCTCCTGCACGTCCCGGTCCGGGTCACGCGGAGCCAACGTCCCGCCCACCTCGCGCCCGGTGTAGAAGAACTGGAGGTGGTGCCCCCAGGTCTGCGCCTGGAACTCGACGATGAAGGCGAGGTCGCGCAGCTCCACGACCAGCCCGGTTTCCTCGTAGGTCTCGCGGCGGGCGCCCTCCTGCACGAGTTCGCCGGATTCCAGCCCGCCCTTGGGCAGCGACCAGCGGCCCCGCTCGCGCACCAGCAGGATTTCCTCACCGCGCAGCACGATACAGCCCACGCCGATGCGCGGATCGGCCAAGGGGCGCCCCTTTTTCTGTCCGCGCTTGCTGGGGGCAGCGGGCACCGGCACGCTCGTTGCGTTCGACACCTGGCCCGGTCCGGGCAGCCGCGTCTGCTCGGGGGCACGGCCACTCCGGCGCCGCCTGCGCCGCCGTTGCGCGTTCGCCCCGTCTGCCGTGGGCTTCACCTTCACGTCCTCCGCCATCAGACGCCCTCCGGCGCGAGATCGTTGAAGCGGACGTGGGCGGAGTGGAATTGTAACTTCACCGTGCCGACCGGGCCGTTGCGCTGCTTGCCGATGATGATCTCGGCGATCCCTTGCTGATCTGTCTCTTTGTTATAATATTCGTCTCTGTAGATAAACATCACGATGTCTGCATCCTGTTCGATGGCGCCTGATTCACGCAGGTCAGAAAGCATTGGTCTATGGTTCGGCCTCTGTTCTACAGCACGGCTGAGCTGACTGAGAACAATGATCGGCACTTCCAACTCACGTGCCAGCCCTTTCAATCCACGCGAAATAGTGCTGATCTCCTGCTGTCTGTTGTCACTGCCGCCGCTATTCTTGCCGCCCGACATGAGTTGCAGGTAGTCGATCACGACCAGCCCGAGTTGCCCATACTGGGCGGCGATGCGCCGGAGCTTGCTTCTCAATCCGTTGAGGGTCAGGTCGGGCTCGTCGTCAATCACCATGGGGGCGTCGGCCAGCCGCCCGGCCGCATGGGCCAGCCGCTCGAAATCGCGTTCATTGAGCTGCCCGCTTCGAATGCGGTTCATATCGACCCGCGCCTCGGAACACAGCATCCGCAGGGCGAGCTGCACGCTGGGCATCTCCAGGCTGAAGACCGCGACCGTCTTCTCGCCGCGCAGGGCAACATTCTGGGCGATGGAGAGGGCGAAGGCCGTCTTTCCCATACTAGGCCGCGCCGCCAGCACGTTCAGACTCCCCTTCTGGAGCCCCGAAATTTGCTCGTCCAGATCGCGGAAGCCGCTGCTCACGCCGTCGGGGATGCCCTTGTTCTGGTGCAGCAGGGTGATGTACTCGAAGGTGTCGTGGACGACCGCGTCCATCGCCTGGTAAGCCTCGCCCCGCTTTTTCTGCTCGGCGACCTCGAAGATCATCTTCTCGGCGCGGTCGAGCAGGTCTTCGAGCGGCAGTTGCGCGTCGTAGGCGAGCTGCATTGCCTTGCCCGAAGCGCTGATGAGCTGCCG is a window from the Deinococcus apachensis DSM 19763 genome containing:
- the rlmB gene encoding 23S rRNA (guanosine(2251)-2'-O)-methyltransferase RlmB; translated protein: MLLYGRNPVLEALRDGRVTEVLVARGVEEAFVRDLQGFDVRVRFAPRIELDQIAGTTQHQGVIAEVEDLEWATVDDILDRAEARGEELLIVLLDGITDPRNFGAIIRSAEVLGAHGVVVEERRSAPLSPVVAKTAAGATSYLPVAQTKNLPRLMEQLKADGVWVYGAAGEAAQDVGRTDFSGKVALVIGAEGEGLRRLVREKCDALVRIPTRGQVQSLNASVAAGILLYEAARTRGAK
- a CDS encoding aldose 1-epimerase translates to MTLRVETISSERLTLEVLPELGASVLNLRAASGRPVLRPVDLSNVETSSQCACFTLLPFSNRIRDARFTFGGREVQLRPTTKDGLTQHGDVRNRPWQVTRLSDRHLRADFDSRDFPDLNWPWAFTARVEYLLHGPHLDLSVTLTNVDHSEMPAGMGLHPYFQRREDGVDPRLSFDAALIYDTDERQLPTGEARPVRPDEDYRASRQIGGEPFDRVYTAWDGTARLDWGTRALVLTADTVFSHLVVFTAPDGSLALEPVSHATDAFNLAARGVGGMDMRTLSPGQSLAGATRISLEGEW
- a CDS encoding S1C family serine protease, with amino-acid sequence MRPRLSPWLPVLLLLALAAYLLPERLTLPGVTGPSAPEATQSLPNQLSEDTRALFERSRPAVVRLEALNARTQEAGLGTGFFISETGQVLTAYHVVGSGQLFQVQTLSGRRLPARLTAYDAGADVALLQVEGRGPFPALNLATRPPRVGETVLAIGNSGGDFLQPRRGQLLRLNVEAGRADFPQGTLEMSAPLAPGDSGGPIIDGNGQAIGVVSYIRVDDSNQTRASYAVPVTEGNRLIAALRAGEKRDVPVVGLIFDVNHSGYTDPPGGLVLRIARGSPAARAGLRGATLDENGNLSGLGDTIISVNGERTRDANEVITAIRKASVGDTITLGYVRGDQEHEARITLVGERSVPGLKE
- a CDS encoding EVE domain-containing protein, with the translated sequence MPPSPPQFWLLKSEPDVFGFADLVRVGREAWNGVRNYQARNFLRQMRVSDLCLFYHSSTRLTGVAGVARVVREPYPDDLQFDPESAYFDPNSTLENPRWSMVDVVPVLAFPAVLPLETLRTLPAWQDSPLTRKGNRLSVLPVTLGQFRAVLEAAGVDLREVER
- the thyX gene encoding FAD-dependent thymidylate synthase, which codes for MTVTSAHPLTLYPLGDGLGSVSLVQHVGDDKMITNAARVSFGGDSNAPLSQKDEKLISYLLRHQHGSPFEHNLITFKIVCPIFVDRQVVRHRVGVSKNEISGRYVEMQERNFTPPSFRKQSPSNRQASVEDDGTLDQVQATQIWEEAWRNAFNAYQELLRLGVTREQARGVLPLSLYTESYYTFNVRSLLHFLELRDHEGAQYETRLYARAMAQLAEPLFPVTFREWRALHTGD
- a CDS encoding ABC transporter ATP-binding protein, which translates into the protein MTAGTALEARHLVEDFWGFRATNDVNLQIQEGEVHAFIGPNGAGKTTLFNLLSAFLRPSGGEGRLYEEHIDTLPPYAIVRRQLSRSFQISSMFPSLTVRDNVLVALESPTRFPGQFWTPLARLEALGPRADQSLADVGLAGAPSRLAAHLSHGEKRQLEIGLSLSQDPRVLLLNEPTSGMGSEGIARVIALVRQVARGHTVVLVEHNMSVVAELADRITVLQGLAFPPGDAPLRSA
- the nrdR gene encoding transcriptional regulator NrdR, encoding MKCPYCSAPDSRVVNSRPSDDGASIRRRRECLGCARRFTTYERAQLEPLMVLKRGGQREAFNPDKLLRGLTLATEKRPVNPERLRAFAYGFEDEVGVPELRSEEIGRRAMTFLRPLDDVAYIRFASVYRDFDSLERFIEEIQGLKDREGAE
- a CDS encoding SDR family NAD(P)-dependent oxidoreductase: MTSASPPSSPDSAVLAGQVIAVTGADQGYGRAISAALARAGASVVLIGGNSETLAAAASGLELAGGTAIPIKADVGVPLDWLSAQNRILEIFGALHGIVHLADKRAHTNFTMLSENEWMELFNCNVKSSVAIAQIVRRRLPGTWLTLVGPHLDEAGLQAHPQRGALRGLVEHAHDEDLRVNLVLPSRASSGDEALDRPLAEAVLALATPALRHLRGTVLEVPLPPVPRVRAPEAALR
- a CDS encoding NUDIX domain-containing protein gives rise to the protein MAEDVKVKPTADGANAQRRRRRRRSGRAPEQTRLPGPGQVSNATSVPVPAAPSKRGQKKGRPLADPRIGVGCIVLRGEEILLVRERGRWSLPKGGLESGELVQEGARRETYEETGLVVELRDLAFIVEFQAQTWGHHLQFFYTGREVGGTLAPRDPDRDVQEAKFVPIRQLREFIRFRPRLVALETWLRERRPRHFVFNLDKEPAMLRKRRRVGVGAVQPELMDEPTDEADL
- the dnaB gene encoding replicative DNA helicase; translated protein: MELTPRVPPHSNDAEISVLGSILLDNDTLTGLGDTVSPEMFYREGHRKIFTAMRALQERGEPVDLVTLSEDLRVKGQLDEVGGLAYLIGLSDQVPTAAYAEHYARIVQEKHTLRQLISASGKAMQLAYDAQLPLEDLLDRAEKMIFEVAEQKKRGEAYQAMDAVVHDTFEYITLLHQNKGIPDGVSSGFRDLDEQISGLQKGSLNVLAARPSMGKTAFALSIAQNVALRGEKTVAVFSLEMPSVQLALRMLCSEARVDMNRIRSGQLNERDFERLAHAAGRLADAPMVIDDEPDLTLNGLRSKLRRIAAQYGQLGLVVIDYLQLMSGGKNSGGSDNRQQEISTISRGLKGLARELEVPIIVLSQLSRAVEQRPNHRPMLSDLRESGAIEQDADIVMFIYRDEYYNKETDQQGIAEIIIGKQRNGPVGTVKLQFHSAHVRFNDLAPEGV